The nucleotide window GATTGATAATCGTTTATAAATTGTTTGACATCCGGTTCATACGTTTTTATATTGGCAAAATACCGTTCCCTAATCCATTCCGCAATATCCCTGCTTGAATGGTCAAAAACCCACTCAAATGGATTTTTACAATAGTGGCTCGTCCAGAGGGCCTCTGAAAATCTTTCATGGCAGACTGTTCCGCCGTCTGAAGCCATGGGCTCATCGTCTAACTCGGTATCAACCAAATATTGAATAGCATTTTCCGTTAGTCCCATGTAATAAGGAAACGATTCTAAAAACATTTTTTCAAATTCGTTTTCCGGCTGCTGGAATAACTTTTCTTTCCAAACCCTTTCCATTTGATCGAGCCTTTGTTCCCAGAGCTGCTTCCATTGCCCGATTCTGCTGATTTTCTTCACTTGAAACGGAATCGATCTGCCCCGGTAATGCAGTTTCGCGAGTTTTCTGCCCGGACTTATTTTTTTTGAAGGCTGAACATTTCGCGCCAGAAGAACACAAACATTTTCCTCATTCCACTTGGACGTTAACGCTCCTTCTTTTGTATGAACAAACGCTGCCACATGTCTGTCGCCTTTATTCATAAGATGCAAAGCAATTTGTTCAAGCTCTGACAACTCTTCGTTTTCGATATTTCCAGTCGGAATGATCATATAGACTTCATCGCTTCTTTTAAAGGCTTTATAGATCCCCATTCTGACCTCTTCTTCGGTTACAATACCATATTGCTGTTCGAGCAGCTGCTTCACGATGTTCCTCCTCTCTTCAAACTGCTTCTGTTTCTGTTCATATATATGAACGGAAAAATCAAAACTTGTGTTCAGGTTCTGGTTATCAAGCATTTCATTATTCAATTATTTGAACTTTCTGTTAAAATGAACTAGAAACACCTTTTGAAATATCATGAAAAGAGAACTATTCTCATTAGCTCTTATCTTGATTATTTGAGCATATTATAAGATATTGCAATATATATAAAGGGAAAATATACAGAAAAAGGTGAAGCATATGAAGGATGAAAAGAAAGTGATTAATATGACAGAGA belongs to Bacillus methanolicus and includes:
- the yutH gene encoding spore coat putative kinase YutH; the protein is MVKQLLEQQYGIVTEEEVRMGIYKAFKRSDEVYMIIPTGNIENEELSELEQIALHLMNKGDRHVAAFVHTKEGALTSKWNEENVCVLLARNVQPSKKISPGRKLAKLHYRGRSIPFQVKKISRIGQWKQLWEQRLDQMERVWKEKLFQQPENEFEKMFLESFPYYMGLTENAIQYLVDTELDDEPMASDGGTVCHERFSEALWTSHYCKNPFEWVFDHSSRDIAEWIRERYFANIKTYEPDVKQFINDYQSVSPLSSFSWRLLFSRILFPLHFYECVESYYITNSEQQRHMLEDHFLKFLSQSGEYERFLGNFYQLAKVPVQKYRIPLPEWLARP